The following are encoded in a window of Mycobacterium vicinigordonae genomic DNA:
- a CDS encoding PE family protein, with amino-acid sequence MSSTIVAPELLVTASSELAALGSSVSSASAAAAASTTGLLAAGADEVSTGIAAIFAAHGHAYQALSAQVTEFHDQFVRALQGAGTSYAAAEAANVSPMQQALNAVNAPAQALLGRPLIGNGANGAAGQAGGDGGLLWGNGGNGGAGGAGQTGGAGGAAGLFGNGGNGGAGGAGMSGGAGGAGGILVGNGGNGGAGGIGVAGGLGGNGGAGGSAGIWGMGGNGGVGGAGGMGSTGVNPGPAGAPYSHASPGSAGADVLNGVAFSGTAGQTGTASGQIGGVGGHGGAATNSSTTTVEGIVGGKGGIGGDGGTGAMGGSGGAGGSATASSGPSELTALGGDGGAGGNGGPGGVGGTGGSGGSANAQNTTNRSAVTGGNGGAGGNGGTGAAGGAGGAGGTADGNQESSSTATGGDGGAGGRGGDGVGGGVGGHGGNGGAGGRGGWLIGDGGAGGAGGGGGIGGTGADAGVGGAGGDGGSGGRQGSRVPTMGDGGVGGDGGTGGLGGDGGHGGDGGAGGAGGLFGHSGGSGGGGSGGQGGSGGAGGLGGPGGYGSGGTASAGANGATGGSGHDGAPGQPG; translated from the coding sequence ATGTCTTCTACGATTGTGGCGCCGGAACTATTGGTGACGGCCTCCTCGGAACTGGCCGCCCTCGGATCAAGTGTCAGTTCGGCCAGCGCCGCCGCAGCGGCTTCCACCACCGGACTGCTGGCCGCCGGCGCCGACGAGGTGTCGACTGGAATAGCTGCGATATTCGCGGCGCACGGTCACGCGTATCAGGCTCTCAGTGCCCAAGTAACTGAGTTCCATGACCAGTTTGTTCGTGCGCTGCAAGGTGCCGGCACCAGCTACGCGGCGGCGGAGGCAGCCAATGTGTCGCCGATGCAACAGGCGCTGAACGCGGTGAACGCGCCCGCCCAGGCGCTGCTGGGACGCCCGCTGATCGGCAACGGCGCAAACGGCGCAGCCGGCCAGGCCGGTGGCGACGGCGGGTTGTTGTGGGGCAACGGCGGAAACGGCGGTGCCGGTGGGGCAGGCCAGACCGGCGGCGCGGGGGGTGCGGCGGGACTATTCGGCAACGGGGGCAACGGCGGAGCAGGCGGCGCGGGCATGTCCGGCGGAGCCGGTGGGGCCGGCGGCATCCTGGTCGGTAACGGCGGCAACGGTGGCGCCGGCGGAATCGGAGTCGCCGGAGGGCTCGGCGGCAACGGAGGCGCCGGTGGCAGCGCGGGTATCTGGGGCATGGGCGGAAACGGGGGAGTCGGCGGTGCCGGCGGCATGGGCTCCACCGGCGTTAACCCCGGTCCAGCCGGTGCGCCGTATAGCCACGCTAGTCCGGGTAGTGCGGGCGCCGACGTCCTCAACGGTGTCGCCTTTTCGGGGACTGCAGGCCAAACCGGCACCGCGAGTGGTCAAATCGGCGGTGTTGGTGGTCACGGTGGAGCGGCCACCAACTCGTCGACAACAACAGTTGAGGGCATCGTCGGTGGAAAAGGCGGTATCGGTGGCGATGGTGGAACCGGAGCGATGGGCGGCTCCGGTGGCGCGGGCGGCAGCGCCACGGCCTCCAGTGGACCCTCAGAACTAACCGCGCTGGGCGGAGACGGGGGCGCAGGAGGTAATGGTGGCCCGGGTGGTGTCGGCGGCACCGGTGGCAGCGGCGGCAGCGCCAACGCTCAGAACACTACCAACAGGTCCGCTGTCACCGGAGGTAATGGCGGCGCCGGAGGTAACGGCGGAACCGGTGCGGCCGGCGGTGCCGGCGGCGCCGGAGGCACTGCCGACGGAAACCAGGAGAGCAGTTCCACGGCAACCGGTGGCGACGGCGGCGCTGGCGGTAGAGGCGGCGACGGCGTCGGCGGCGGGGTTGGTGGCCACGGCGGCAATGGGGGAGCCGGCGGTCGCGGCGGCTGGCTGATTGGAGACGGCGGCGCGGGGGGAGCCGGTGGGGGCGGCGGTATCGGCGGGACGGGCGCTGACGCGGGCGTAGGGGGTGCCGGCGGCGACGGTGGCAGCGGTGGCCGCCAGGGGAGCCGCGTGCCGACGATGGGCGATGGCGGCGTCGGCGGCGACGGTGGAACCGGCGGTCTCGGCGGTGACGGCGGGCATGGTGGCGACGGCGGTGCTGGTGGGGCAGGCGGGTTGTTTGGGCATTCGGGTGGTTCGGGAGGCGGTGGTTCCGGCGGTCAGGGGGGTTCCGGCGGCGCCGGTGGATTGGGCGGTCCGGGCGGTTATGGGAGCGGCGGAACCGCATCGGCGGGCGCCAACGGTGCAACCGGGGGTTCTGGCCACGACGGCGCCCCGGGACAGCCCGGCTGA
- a CDS encoding HNH endonuclease, whose product MAQRNKRRGHRSAGVAAKGTGPASAPCLHSVAETHPPNRTESASIWNRRRVLLLNSTYEPLTALPMRRAIVMLICGKADVVHHDPAGPVIHSATHSIAVPSVIQLRTYVRVPYRARVPMTRAALMHRDRFCCAYCGAKADTVDHVVPRSRGGDHSWENCVACCATCNHRKGDKLLAELGWSLRRAPLPPTGQHWRLLSTVKELDPSWARYLGEGAA is encoded by the coding sequence ATGGCGCAGCGCAACAAACGCCGCGGCCACCGCAGTGCAGGTGTCGCGGCAAAAGGAACCGGGCCAGCAAGCGCCCCATGCCTGCACAGCGTCGCTGAAACTCACCCGCCCAACCGCACCGAGAGCGCCTCGATCTGGAACCGCCGCCGGGTGCTGCTGCTGAACTCCACCTACGAGCCGTTGACCGCACTGCCGATGCGACGCGCCATTGTGATGCTGATCTGCGGAAAGGCCGACGTCGTGCACCACGATCCGGCAGGGCCGGTAATCCACTCGGCGACCCATTCGATCGCGGTGCCCTCGGTGATCCAGCTGCGCACCTATGTCCGGGTGCCCTACCGGGCGCGGGTGCCGATGACTCGGGCGGCGCTGATGCACCGCGACCGGTTCTGCTGCGCGTACTGTGGCGCGAAGGCCGACACCGTCGACCACGTGGTGCCCCGAAGCCGCGGCGGCGACCATTCCTGGGAGAATTGCGTGGCGTGTTGCGCCACGTGCAACCACCGCAAGGGCGACAAACTACTCGCCGAACTTGGCTGGTCGTTGCGACGGGCGCCGCTGCCGCCGACGGGCCAGCACTGGCGGCTGCTGTCGACGGTCAAAGAACTCGACCCGTCCTGGGCGCGGTACCTGGGTGAGGGCGCGGCCTGA
- a CDS encoding globin, with amino-acid sequence MDQTTESFYDAVGGAKTFEAIVGRFYEQVAEDEILRPLYPEEDLTGAEQRLRMFLEQYWGGPRTYSDQRGHPRLRMRHVPFRITPIERDAWLRCMHTAVASIDSQTLDDDHRRQLLQYLEMAAHSLVNSAF; translated from the coding sequence ATGGATCAAACAACTGAGTCTTTCTACGACGCGGTCGGCGGTGCGAAGACCTTCGAGGCGATCGTCGGGCGCTTCTACGAGCAGGTGGCCGAGGACGAGATACTGCGACCGCTGTATCCCGAAGAGGACCTCACGGGCGCCGAGCAGCGGTTACGAATGTTTCTCGAACAATATTGGGGCGGTCCGCGCACCTACTCCGATCAGCGCGGGCATCCGCGGCTGCGGATGCGGCACGTGCCCTTCCGGATCACCCCGATCGAGCGCGACGCCTGGTTGCGGTGCATGCACACCGCCGTAGCTTCGATCGACTCGCAGACGCTGGACGACGACCATCGACGCCAGCTGTTGCAGTATCTGGAGATGGCGGCCCACTCGTTGGTGAACTCGGCGTTCTAA
- the pepN gene encoding aminopeptidase N, translated as MALPNLTRDQAIERAALVTVHSYQINLDVTDGSGAPGSGTFHSVTTVVFDALAGADTVLDIAANTVRSATLNGLPIDVSGYDESTGIPLRGLADRNVVVVDADCRYSNTGEGLHRFVDPVDDEIYLYSQFETADAKRMFACFDQPDLKATFDLRVIAPAHWKVVSNGATADVADAGDAKVHTFATTPRMSTYLVALIAGPYAVWNDTYSDEHGEIPLGIYCRASLAPFMDADRLFTETKQGFGFYHNNFGSPYAFGKYDQLFVPEFNAGAMENAGAVTFLEDYVFRSKVTRASYERRAETVLHEMAHMWFGDLVTMTWWDDLWLNESFATFASVLCQAESTEYTEAWTTFATVEKSWAYRQDQMPSTHPIAADIPDLHAVEVNFDGITYAKGASVLKQLVAYVGLEQFLAGLRDYFRAHAFGNATFGDLLGALEKASGRDLSNWGQQWLKTTGLNTLRPDFDIDGDGKFTRFTVTQSGAEPGAGETRVHRVAIGIYDDDPTSGKLVRVHREEIDVEGSAVEVPALVGVSRGQLILVNDDDLTYCSLRLDPESLQTVLTRIADIAEPLPRSLAWSAAWEMTREAELRARDFVALVSGGVQAETEVTVLQRLLLQAQTAVGSYAEPGWARERGWPHLADRLLELARGAQPGSDHQLAYVNALCSSVHSPRHVGVLGALLDGDPAEQGLAGLDVDADLRWRVVIALAAAGALDAGGPDTPRINAEVQRDPTAAGKRHGAQAAAARPQIGVKEAAFTSVVEDDTMANAMSRAIIAGIGAPGQGELLQPFTQRYFQAIPGVWARRSSEVAQSVVVGLYPYWDISEPAIAAADAFLGDPEVPPALRRLVLEGQAGVKRSLRARRFDAGEPN; from the coding sequence GTGGCTCTTCCCAACCTCACCCGCGACCAGGCAATCGAACGCGCGGCACTGGTCACCGTGCACAGTTACCAGATCAACCTCGACGTCACCGACGGCTCCGGCGCACCGGGATCCGGAACGTTTCACTCCGTCACCACTGTGGTGTTCGACGCGCTCGCCGGTGCCGACACGGTCCTCGACATTGCCGCTAATACCGTGCGCAGCGCCACCCTCAACGGCTTGCCCATCGACGTCTCCGGATACGACGAATCCACCGGCATCCCGTTGCGCGGGCTCGCCGACCGCAACGTCGTCGTGGTCGACGCGGACTGCCGATACTCAAACACCGGCGAGGGTCTGCACCGATTCGTCGATCCGGTCGACGACGAGATCTACCTGTACTCGCAATTCGAAACCGCCGACGCCAAGCGGATGTTCGCCTGCTTCGACCAACCAGACCTCAAAGCCACCTTCGACCTCCGGGTGATCGCGCCGGCGCACTGGAAGGTGGTATCCAACGGTGCTACGGCCGACGTCGCGGACGCCGGGGACGCCAAAGTGCACACGTTCGCAACCACCCCGCGGATGAGTACTTATCTGGTGGCGCTGATCGCCGGACCGTACGCCGTATGGAACGACACCTACAGCGACGAGCACGGCGAGATTCCGCTGGGCATCTACTGTCGGGCCTCGCTGGCGCCGTTTATGGACGCCGACCGGTTGTTCACCGAAACCAAGCAAGGCTTCGGCTTCTACCACAACAACTTTGGTTCGCCGTACGCGTTCGGCAAGTACGACCAGTTGTTCGTTCCCGAATTCAACGCCGGTGCAATGGAAAACGCGGGCGCTGTGACGTTCCTAGAAGACTACGTCTTCCGCAGCAAGGTGACCCGAGCCTCCTACGAGCGCCGCGCCGAGACGGTGCTGCACGAGATGGCGCACATGTGGTTCGGCGATCTGGTCACGATGACGTGGTGGGATGACTTGTGGCTCAACGAGTCTTTCGCCACTTTCGCATCGGTGTTATGCCAGGCTGAGTCGACCGAGTACACCGAAGCCTGGACAACCTTTGCGACAGTGGAGAAGTCGTGGGCATACCGCCAGGACCAGATGCCCTCGACGCACCCAATTGCCGCGGACATCCCCGACCTGCACGCGGTCGAGGTCAACTTCGACGGGATCACCTACGCGAAGGGCGCCTCGGTGCTCAAGCAATTGGTCGCCTATGTGGGGCTGGAGCAATTCCTGGCCGGACTACGGGACTACTTCCGCGCCCATGCCTTTGGCAACGCCACCTTCGGCGACCTGCTCGGTGCGCTGGAGAAGGCCTCTGGACGCGACCTGTCGAACTGGGGCCAGCAGTGGCTGAAAACCACGGGGCTCAACACACTGCGTCCTGACTTCGACATCGATGGGGACGGCAAGTTCACCCGGTTCACGGTGACCCAGAGCGGCGCCGAGCCCGGTGCGGGCGAGACCCGGGTGCACCGGGTAGCGATTGGCATCTACGACGACGATCCCACATCCGGCAAGCTGGTCCGGGTGCATCGCGAGGAGATCGACGTCGAAGGTTCCGCAGTGGAAGTGCCTGCGCTGGTAGGTGTTTCGCGAGGCCAGCTGATTCTGGTCAACGACGACGACCTGACCTACTGCTCGCTACGGCTAGACCCGGAGTCGCTGCAGACCGTGCTGACGCGCATCGCCGACATCGCCGAGCCGCTGCCGCGGTCGTTGGCGTGGTCGGCGGCGTGGGAGATGACGCGGGAGGCCGAACTGCGGGCCCGCGATTTCGTGGCGTTGGTGTCCGGTGGTGTTCAGGCCGAGACCGAGGTGACGGTGTTGCAGCGACTGCTGCTGCAAGCGCAGACGGCGGTCGGTTCCTATGCCGAGCCGGGATGGGCGCGCGAGCGGGGCTGGCCCCACCTGGCCGACCGGCTCCTCGAGTTGGCCCGCGGCGCCCAGCCCGGATCCGACCACCAGCTCGCCTACGTCAATGCGCTGTGCTCATCGGTGCACTCGCCACGGCATGTGGGGGTGCTTGGTGCGTTGCTCGACGGCGATCCCGCCGAGCAAGGGCTGGCGGGCCTGGACGTCGACGCGGATCTGCGCTGGCGCGTGGTGATCGCGTTGGCCGCCGCCGGCGCGCTCGACGCCGGGGGTCCGGACACGCCCCGCATCAATGCCGAGGTCCAGCGGGATCCGACCGCCGCAGGCAAACGCCACGGCGCCCAGGCGGCGGCGGCTCGTCCGCAGATTGGGGTCAAGGAGGCCGCGTTTACCTCGGTCGTAGAGGACGACACAATGGCCAACGCCATGAGCCGCGCCATCATCGCGGGGATCGGCGCGCCGGGACAGGGTGAGCTGCTCCAGCCGTTCACCCAGCGCTATTTCCAAGCGATCCCGGGTGTGTGGGCGCGGCGGTCCAGTGAGGTCGCGCAATCGGTGGTGGTCGGTCTGTACCCGTACTGGGACATCAGCGAGCCGGCCATCGCTGCCGCCGACGCGTTCCTGGGCGACCCGGAGGTGCCGCCGGCGTTACGCCGGCTGGTGCTCGAGGGCCAGGCCGGGGTGAAGCGGTCACTGCGGGCACGCAGGTTCGACGCCGGCGAACCGAACTGA
- a CDS encoding DUF5130 domain-containing protein: MAHGEVATIDPADLPRGSVITSSGRVSGVTEPGELSSHYPFPIKDLVAVDDALKYASRASKARFAIYLGDLGEDTAARAREILAKVPTPNNAVLLAVSPNQSVIEVVYGSEVRGRGAESAAPLGVAAASSAFEQGNLIDGLVSAIRVLSSGISPA; the protein is encoded by the coding sequence GTGGCACATGGTGAAGTCGCGACGATCGACCCCGCCGACCTGCCCCGCGGCTCGGTCATCACCAGCAGTGGGCGGGTTTCCGGCGTCACCGAACCGGGCGAGCTTTCCTCGCACTACCCCTTTCCGATCAAAGACCTTGTCGCGGTTGACGATGCGCTGAAGTACGCTTCGCGCGCGTCGAAGGCGCGGTTCGCCATCTATTTGGGCGACTTGGGCGAGGACACCGCGGCCCGGGCCCGCGAGATCCTGGCCAAGGTGCCGACTCCCAACAACGCGGTGCTGCTCGCGGTGTCACCGAACCAGAGCGTCATCGAAGTGGTGTACGGCTCGGAGGTGCGCGGACGCGGCGCCGAGTCCGCAGCCCCGCTCGGAGTCGCCGCGGCGTCGTCAGCGTTCGAGCAGGGCAACCTGATCGACGGACTGGTCAGCGCCATCCGGGTGCTCAGCTCGGGGATCTCGCCGGCCTAG
- a CDS encoding glycoside hydrolase family 13 protein — protein MASERWWQSAIFYQVYPRSFADSDGDGVGDLDGLANRLDYLKELGVDALWINPVTVSPMADHGYDVSDPRDIDPLFGGMAAFERLVEAAHARGIKVTMDVVPNHSSSQHPWFQAALAAGPGAEARDRYFFRDGRGPDGALPPNNWESVFGGPAWTRVIEPDGNLGQWYLHLFDTEQPDLNWDNPEIFDDFEKTLRFWLERGVDGFRIDVAHGMAKPVGLPDSPDVSEVLRHTDDDPRFNRPNVHAIHRDIRAVMNDYPDAVTIGEVWVHDNTQWARYVRADELHLGFNFRLTRTEFDAAEIRAAVQNSLDAAALENATPTWTLSNHDVGREVTRYGGGYVGLLRAKSMAMLMLALPGAIFVYNGEELGLPDVDLPDEVLQDPTWERSGRTERGRDRCRVPVPWSDDAPPFGFSTNPDTWLPMPPDWAELTVEKQLADPDSTLSFFRRMIELRRVRTELDGTQLDWLPASDDEVVFRRGGLVCALNAGKQPRKLPSGELILSSTPVPDGLLAPGAAAWLV, from the coding sequence ATGGCCAGCGAACGATGGTGGCAGTCCGCGATCTTCTACCAGGTCTATCCGCGCTCGTTCGCCGATAGCGACGGTGATGGTGTGGGCGATCTCGACGGATTGGCCAATCGGCTCGACTATCTGAAAGAGCTTGGGGTGGACGCTCTTTGGATCAATCCGGTCACCGTCTCGCCGATGGCCGACCACGGCTACGACGTGTCCGACCCGCGCGACATCGACCCGTTGTTCGGCGGGATGGCCGCGTTCGAGCGGCTGGTCGAGGCGGCGCACGCCCGCGGCATCAAAGTCACAATGGACGTGGTGCCCAACCATTCCAGTTCCCAGCACCCGTGGTTTCAGGCGGCGCTGGCCGCCGGCCCGGGCGCCGAGGCGCGGGATCGGTACTTCTTCCGCGATGGCCGGGGACCCGACGGAGCGCTGCCACCCAACAACTGGGAGTCGGTTTTCGGCGGACCGGCATGGACGCGGGTGATCGAGCCCGACGGCAATCTCGGCCAGTGGTACCTGCACCTGTTCGACACCGAGCAACCCGACCTCAACTGGGACAATCCCGAGATCTTCGACGACTTCGAGAAGACACTGCGGTTCTGGCTGGAGCGCGGGGTCGATGGGTTCCGGATCGACGTCGCGCACGGCATGGCCAAGCCGGTGGGCCTGCCGGACTCGCCGGACGTGTCCGAGGTGCTGCGGCACACCGACGACGATCCGAGGTTCAATCGGCCCAACGTGCACGCGATCCATCGCGATATCCGTGCGGTGATGAACGACTATCCGGACGCGGTCACCATCGGTGAGGTCTGGGTGCACGACAACACCCAGTGGGCGCGGTACGTGCGCGCCGACGAATTGCACCTGGGCTTCAACTTCCGGCTCACCCGCACCGAGTTCGACGCCGCCGAGATCCGCGCGGCCGTGCAGAACTCGCTGGACGCGGCTGCCCTGGAAAACGCCACCCCGACCTGGACGCTGTCCAACCACGACGTGGGCCGGGAGGTGACCCGGTACGGTGGCGGCTACGTCGGGCTGCTGCGGGCGAAGTCGATGGCGATGTTGATGCTCGCCCTGCCTGGTGCGATTTTCGTGTACAACGGCGAAGAACTGGGCCTGCCCGACGTGGATCTGCCCGATGAGGTGCTGCAGGATCCGACCTGGGAACGTTCCGGACGTACCGAACGCGGCCGCGACCGGTGCCGGGTGCCAGTGCCGTGGTCGGACGACGCTCCCCCGTTCGGGTTCTCCACGAACCCCGACACCTGGTTGCCGATGCCACCGGACTGGGCGGAGTTGACCGTCGAAAAGCAGTTGGCCGATCCTGATTCGACGTTGTCGTTTTTTCGTCGGATGATCGAATTGCGCCGTGTTCGTACAGAATTGGACGGCACCCAGCTAGATTGGCTGCCCGCCTCGGATGACGAGGTGGTGTTCCGGCGCGGTGGTCTGGTCTGTGCGCTCAACGCCGGAAAGCAGCCGCGGAAACTCCCGTCGGGTGAACTGATCCTGTCCAGTACGCCGGTACCAGACGGCCTGTTGGCCCCAGGCGCCGCGGCCTGGCTGGTCTGA
- a CDS encoding pyridine nucleotide-disulfide oxidoreductase has product MIGAGPAGIAAVGRLLDRGIPQEQIAWVDPAFRAGDVGAKWRPVSSNTIASTFLQYLHGASSFRFSDSPPMPLREVDPDETCALALVADPLLWVTEQLRERVAVFETTATTLRLEHRRWRIETGLGEIASANTVLAVGAVPKKLDYPQLQEIPVEVALDPEQLREQSLEGATVAVFGSSHSSMIALPHLLRHPVAKVINFYRSPLKYAVYLDNWILFDDTGLKGRAAQWARENIDGVHPERLERYRVSGPEFEEKLSECDRVVYTVGFERRALPNTPQWGTLGYNPQNGIIAPGLFGLGIAFPEYAEDPYGYGQYRVGLKKFMDYLDAVLPLWMVYGT; this is encoded by the coding sequence GTGATCGGAGCCGGCCCGGCCGGAATTGCCGCGGTGGGAAGGCTGCTCGATCGGGGGATACCGCAAGAGCAGATCGCCTGGGTTGACCCAGCCTTCCGCGCTGGTGATGTCGGCGCGAAATGGCGCCCGGTGTCGAGCAACACCATCGCCAGCACATTTCTGCAGTATTTGCACGGCGCATCGTCCTTTCGCTTCTCGGACTCTCCGCCGATGCCGTTGCGGGAAGTCGACCCGGATGAGACGTGCGCCCTTGCGCTGGTTGCGGATCCGCTGCTGTGGGTCACCGAGCAGTTGCGGGAGCGGGTTGCGGTGTTCGAGACAACGGCAACCACGCTGCGTCTCGAGCATCGGCGCTGGCGCATCGAAACCGGACTCGGGGAAATCGCCTCGGCCAATACGGTGCTGGCCGTCGGAGCGGTACCCAAAAAGCTTGATTACCCTCAACTGCAAGAGATTCCGGTGGAAGTTGCACTCGACCCCGAGCAGTTGCGTGAGCAGTCGCTGGAGGGTGCCACGGTGGCTGTCTTCGGCTCGTCGCACTCGTCGATGATCGCGTTACCGCATCTTCTGCGGCATCCGGTCGCCAAGGTCATTAACTTCTATCGAAGTCCACTCAAATATGCTGTTTACCTAGACAATTGGATACTATTCGACGACACTGGACTGAAAGGCCGTGCAGCGCAATGGGCGCGGGAGAATATCGACGGAGTTCATCCGGAAAGACTTGAGCGGTACCGTGTTTCGGGTCCGGAGTTTGAAGAGAAGCTCAGCGAGTGCGACCGAGTGGTCTATACCGTCGGATTCGAGCGGCGCGCGCTGCCCAATACACCGCAGTGGGGAACGCTGGGTTACAACCCGCAGAACGGGATCATTGCTCCTGGTCTGTTCGGGCTGGGCATCGCTTTTCCCGAATATGCGGAGGATCCTTACGGATACGGCCAATACCGGGTCGGGCTCAAAAAATTCATGGATTACCTCGACGCGGTGTTGCCGTTGTGGATGGTCTACGGCACCTGA
- a CDS encoding acyl-CoA thioesterase gives MSIGFVAAVPVRWSDIDMYQHVNHATMVTILEESRVPFLKEPFGADITTIGLLIADVRVTYKDQLRLVDSPLQVTIWTKRLRAVDFTLGYEVRSVNAAPESKPAVIAESQLAAVHIEEQRLVRLTPHHREYLQRWLRE, from the coding sequence TTGAGTATCGGGTTCGTCGCAGCCGTACCGGTGCGCTGGTCGGACATCGACATGTACCAGCACGTGAATCACGCGACCATGGTCACGATTCTCGAAGAATCGCGGGTGCCGTTCCTCAAGGAGCCGTTTGGTGCCGACATCACCACTATCGGCTTATTGATCGCCGACGTCCGGGTGACTTATAAAGACCAACTGCGCCTTGTTGATTCACCCTTGCAGGTGACCATCTGGACCAAACGGCTGCGGGCGGTGGACTTCACGTTGGGCTACGAAGTGCGCTCGGTCAATGCCGCCCCGGAGTCCAAGCCGGCGGTGATCGCCGAGTCTCAGCTAGCTGCGGTCCACATCGAAGAACAGCGGCTGGTTCGACTCACGCCGCACCACCGGGAGTATCTGCAGCGGTGGCTCAGGGAGTGA